The DNA window TGGGTTCAGGGTGGTGGTGGGCAGCAGAGACCCTCGCCGTGTGGCCGGGGGTCTGTTTCCTGCCGGGGTGGAGCTGCTGACGCAGAGGGAGGCGGCGGAGAGGGCGGAGAAGGTGGTGTTCACCGCCGTCTACCCAGAGCACTATCACACCCTGGTGGGGCTGAGGGAGCCGCTGGAGGGCAAGGTGCTGGTGGACGTCAGCAACGCCACCGGACTGAACAGAGGAGGGCGGGCCAACGCCGAGAGGCTGGCCGAGCTGCTCCCTCAGAGCCGGGTGGTGAAGGGCTTCAACACGGTGTCTGCGTGGGCGCTGCAGGCTGGAGCCCATGATGGAAGCAgacaggtgaggtggaggtgaagagcAGAACAGAATATTTAATGTCTCATCGACTCCTGGAAACACACTGTGATATGTGGTTCTAGGAAAGTTGGCCTCTAAAATCCCAAACTGAGCAATAAGAAGTGGTAATGTTCCTTTACTCCTCCTCCAGGTGCTGATCTGCAGCGACTGCTCCGACTCCAAGTCCACGGTGCTGCAGCTGGCCCGTCGTCTGGGCTTCAGCCCCGTGGATCTGGGCGGTCTGTGTGCCTCCAGAGACATCGAGGAGGCCCCGCTCATCCTCTTCCCCTCCTGGGGAGGCCCCGTCTTAaccaccttcctcctcttcctcttcttctatgGTTACCTCTTCCTGAGGAACATCCTGCTGCCGTACCTCGACGAAGGAAGGAACAACTTCTACGAACTGCCACTGGTGACGGTCAACCAGGCGCTGCCCGCCGTCTCCCTGGTTACACTGGCTCTGGTCTACCTGCCAGGTGACGATTTAATGATCAGACACATCGATTAGCTGTTGACTATTATATTAATTCacaattctctgattccaggtCATAATctcctggtttctttcctcctctgcagctcatttACACTTGAGCCTCTTGTGATTTAGAGATTACCACCCGACGTTTGCACGGGACAATTTAGTCAGCATTTCACTCCAAGTTACTGACAATATTGTGTCAAAGTTGtcagaatttttaaaaaagtatatgCAGCGGCTGTCAAAGTTCAGCACCGAACAACAAAACTATTCATGAACTTTTCCCAAAATGACGTCACACATCCGTGTTTATTGGTTTTACTAGAGAACTCATTCTTTTCTTAATCTGCATTTGTGACGTTATTAACAGACGTTAGTAACATTTTTGCGTCTCGGTGTTGCAGTCTGGTCTCGTTGTCGGTCTCTGACATCAGGAACATGTCGTCATGGGTTCTGCTTAACACAGACgagcattttacattttactgaccAAACTACTAAACGATCAATCGAGACAAGAATCAACAAATCAGTCGTCCATTGAAACAATCATTAGTCGAGCTGGTCCGGACAGAAAGACGGACTCTTTTCACCGTCTCTTAATATGACAAACTCCACAACatgttgttattaatatttaaactgTAACTTGGTGTTACAGCTGCTGGACAGTCTCCCTCTGGATTCACTGATTTCTGTCTTATCTTACTTGATATCAGCAGGCAGGGCAGCAAACAGTTTTAGTAACCGGTGTCGATCTGTCTGTTGGGCTTCTGGATGAGCTGTTAACTCTTCTCGTCTCGTCAGGTCTGCTGGCGGCCGTCTTCCAGCTTGGCAGAGGAACCAAATATAAGAGGTTCCCTGATTGGCTGGACCGCTGGCTGTGCAGACGGAAGGAGCTGGGCCTGCTGAGCTTCCTGTGTGCCGTGCTCCATGCggtgtacagtatgtgtctgACGCTGAGGAGAGCTGCAGGATACAACCTGCTGAACGCCGCCTACCGACAGGTGAGACCAGAGCAGGTAAACACATCAACCTGGAGTCTGAGCTGCTTCGCTCTGAgacctctgtgtgtctttacTTTCAGGTGAGGGCCGGTGTCGAGAACTCGTGGTCGGAGCAGATGGTGTGGAGGTCCGATCTCTACCTCTCCTGTGGGATTCTGGGATTTGGAGTCCTCACCCTGCTGGCGATCACCTCGCTGCCCTCAGTGGGAAACGCTCTCAACTGGAGGGAGTTTACATTTGTTCAGGTGATGAATCGTTTACAGATCTGACAGTTTATTGGTTTTACTGAGCGGGCTGTCATTGTTTCAGTCACTACGTCAAGCTTGTGGCTGTAGGTCAGAGAGGAGTGTGGATCGACTGGTGAGTCCAACACTTTGCCCTGCGGCTCAGCTCCGTCTTCACCACAGCAGTCCATCACACCGCCTGCAGGCTCCTCCATGTCTGCTGGGTGGAAATACACTATAATATGTcaatgtgtgtttgatgctcAGCTCGGTGTGGAGTCGAGTCCTCAAGAGGCCCAAATCTGAACAACACATCTTTGATTCTAATCCAGTGTGGATCTGTTTGTTATTGTGATGACTGCAGAGTTCTCTTGGTTTGTTGCGTCACCTTAAAGTCTGTGAActcttctctttgtgtgtctgcagtccGGACTCGGCTACGCTGCCTTGACTCTGTCCATCATGCACGCTCTCTTCTTCGGCTGGGACTTCGCCTTCTTCCCCGGGGCTTACCCTTACTACCTCCCCCCGGTGTACCTGCTGGCCCTCATCCTGCCCTGCATCGTCCTGCTCGGACGGACCTTCTTGGCTCTGCCTTGTCTCATGTTCAGACTGACAAAGATCCGCCGGGGCTGGGAGAGCCCGAGACACCGGCCCCCAAACAACCAGGAGCTGCCTGAAGAGGATCCTCCTGgtgatgtttaatgtttgagAGATAAGAAGGGAAAGACTTCTGGACCGTCCAGaggtgtgttttctctctgtgagagTCTGaactctgtctcctcctccgAATCCTTCACGACTGACACTTCTCTGCTCACACTAACAAGAataagacacagacacagagacgaGCTGTGATGTGTTGATCCAGCTGTGCCttcatgacctctgacctcttttAAAGATCGCCTCATTTTTATACAAATCTTTTATCAGTTTATAATAATAGTTccaaaaaaagttatttcagggactgtaaacatgtttaatatcaGTTCCAGCTTCACATTTCACAAATCTGTtaacaaaaacaggagagattaacattttattttacaggtctGATACTTCTGAGTAATGTTGAGAACATTTCCTGgataaaacagtttaaactcGAACTAATCACAGAGAGGACAGTTACTTTAGTTTGAGCTGATTTGATGTTTGAGTTGATTATTGAAccggaggaagagagaaggagaagtttcctatttcaaaataatcacaatcacTCTCTAATTTATCTTTAATTAGCAACAAATGGGTCAATAGAGCAAACAAGctaaactttatttacatatcTATATAATTACATTAGATTTGTGCTGCAGAGTGAGTTGCTATGAAAGTTGCAGCCACAAATAATGTTAACACgatttaaaaataacttaaagaaaataaaatgtttaagatCAGCAACCGAGCAggtaaataacacaaatgttaaGAAAGTCAGAATAATGTCATATTTGAGACAAACAGTCGACCAGTAAAGAATAACAACACCCGTGATTTCAAATCAATAGAATAAGTAACATGAAAAAGTtaatttctctcttccttcttcacatgttgtgtttctatTGTCATCATCTaataatgacataaaatatCCTCCAAGAGAATTATAATTAACACCACATTGCAATTAGTGTACATTTTGATCTCTCAGCTTCcgtttaataaaatgtttatcctggaaacatcaaacacaaatgaaaactttAAGTGAAACAGTTGACAGAGTGAATGACTCCTTTAAGTCTGTATGAAAAAATAAGTGTGATAAATTGTTCATTAATACCTCAGTTTGTCTTCACCTTCAAGTCGTCACCTTCACCGTCAGAACACTTTGtgacaagacatttttacaGGGTGTTAAACCCGACAACATTACAACAGCTTCTCTGTGTCATTATCAACAAATTAAAGCactttatggttttattttctgcacTTTGATGTCTGTTCATCATAAAGACCTCTGTCCTTGTGTTTTATCAACACTTTCCAGTTTACTACCCTTAAGAAACAGTCATTTCAATACTTTATACCTTTATTCAGTTCCAATATCATCAGATTCCTGTTATGAAATCCAAAGACAAATACAAGcgattgtttgtgtgtgtgtgtgtgtgtgtgtgtctgtgtgtgtgtttatatacaaatatataggtgtgtttgtatgtgtatatgtatatactgaACTCTCATGTAACACAACATCTCAGTTACAACATGAagttattttgaataaaaatgttttctctatTTTGTTGTTCtcagctggtgtttgtgtgtgtgtgtgtgtgtgtgtgtgtgtgtgtgtgtgtgtgtgtcttaaacagttatcagaaataaatcaatatcaatactggtaacaaatgtttgtttcagaaacaaTCGTTACAAGATTGATGAAGTTGAATACACTGaatgtaacaaagtacatttactcaagtactgtacttcagtaGCCGACGATTTCACACAGGCTGGGACTcagaaatatacaaatatatgtatagTTTACTTTTTCTTACACTTTCTGGTACTATTTGAAGTAAAATGTTACCTTCggcttttttaaaagtttaatatgtaagaatttaactgttagctgcacagctgactAAGCTAAGAAGCTTGGcgcagctacatttagcagcagttactcTGCTGTcccatgtttgttttgagagATTAATCTGACAGTTGGCCAGTTACACGTCACACTTTGAACATGAAACTAGTTTGGATCATGTATAACGTCTGGTTGTTCAACACTGTGActgacatttgttgttgtttttatgtgtacGATTGTTTGACGTGTTCAGATTATTTGATGGTGTGTTGGACCGCTCGTTCTGCCTCCATGTTGTAAACACTCCGACACGGTAGGTGGCGATACACAGACATTCTCCCACCAAAACCCACGAAGAACAAAGGAGACTCGCTCGCTCGGTTATCGACTCATCGGGTCTCGATCGCTGAACGTTATCGATTGCACTAGTCTCTTCGGGTTGCTAGCCCTAGCTTGTCTGAAAACACATGCTAATCACACCCACCATGATACCGAGCCCGCAGGTCCGGACACCCACCTGCCGAACACCTGTGTGACAGCGCCAGCGTCTGAGGAAGAGAGTCGGTTCACAGTCCGGTGTCAGCGGGACATGGCCGGGGAAGCTGTGGTCACCGTCCGGCTGGTGAGGTCCTTCGAGCACAGAAACTTCAAACCGGTCGTGTTTCACCGGGTCGATCTGGACCAGACCGTGCAGGACTTCATTCAGCTCGTCAGAGACGGTGAGACAGTAAGAAGACAGGCTTTATTAAACCAGAACGAGcgactcctgcagcagctggttccTTATACACGAGAACTAGTTAGTCTGagtgatttgttgttttgtttgtttggttggagACATTAGCATGTGTTAGCATTTCCTGACAGTCCACATTCTCCTGTAGCCTCCAGCTGTTCGTCAGGTATTATCACTCAGCTGCCTAATACGCTGTCAAAGGTTGTATTAACCACCAACTATTCTCATACTGTTTTTAAGAAGGTTCAAAttctcttaaatgtgaatatttactggtttctctcctcctctctgacattAGTTTGACGGACGAGGACGTTGACTTGattcacattttccatttcctgacattttataagATAAAATAATCCTTCATTCGTCCCACAACAAGGGACTTTGATTTATTACAGCAGGAAATGGGATAAAACAGAGAGCATTAGTTAAAAACAGTGATAATAAATAAGTAGTAAAAGCAGTCAATCATAAGCATcaatataaacagtataaacaggaaataaaaacttCAACCATATATGTAGATCAAACTACAAATCTATTAATTGAGGAAACAATAgatagttgcagccctaactCACAGgcacttttcttctgtttattttttgtcatttgtcaagtcattttttttttcaaatgttgtgaCTTTATTCTAAAAGTCTAATGCTTGTGTATTTTAATATTCCGTATGTTACTGTCTGTAGTTACTAACTTGAAGCTAAAATCATGATTAACCTTAACATTTCTTCCAGATATCACAACAAGAGCAggacttcctcctcctttcaaGAAACACAGTTATGGTACGTATGTCTGACACGGTTTGCTTTAAAAAGGGCACTActcaacaaaactacagactgctcctttaaactacagactgctcctttaatgatCAGATCAGTTTTCCTGACGATATTTGTTGATGAGCAGATGAAactcagcagcacagtgacatcTGGTGGTTTTAAAActaacagcagctctgaagcTTCAGCTCATTTAGatgataaactttatttgtacagcactTTTCAGAACACAGTGACAGAGTGCTGCTGCCGGGCAAAATGAAACCAGGACACACAGTCAGGATAAAAACAAGGGAACAAAAATGGTGCCAACGACCAGGATATAAACAACACATGATGCGCAGATTGAAGAGAGGATGTTGAAATGTTCACACCTGGTAAAACACGTTCATCATCTGACTCCTGTCTCCTGTATTTTCAGACACCATGAAGATCATCCACCAGGCACACGGAGCGAAGGTACCTGTCCCAGGAAGAGTCACCCTGTCTGAGGGACAAACGACCTCCAGACAGTGTTGATAAAATTATCCAAGTTATCATTTTGCTCATAAATGAGTCAAAGTAAAGATATGGTGTTATCATATTACTGATAAAAGTGAAAGACACCCATACAAGAAGTACCTGAgcaaaaatctttaaatatctgatattaaagTGAACATAAGTATGAAAAGTAAAGGTAAataattcatatatttttacatgtgtgtgtgtgtatataaactCTGTACTCTGGGTCAACCTGTTACTCACCTGGATGATTATCAGATtcaatattcagtatttttctgacatcagaatgtgttttcatttgtttgttttaaaaaaaaaaatggatttatgTGATCTGGTAGGTAACTAGTAAATTAAGTCATCAAATACAGTTAATGTAGTGGGGTGTAaagtagcaggaaatggaaTTACTGGAGTAAAGTAAAGTACTTCCTGAGTGGCGTCATCAGCCACAGTCTGATCTCAGGCTCACTCTGTGACTGTACTGAAGATGCTGCAGAACATCTCACACATTGATGAAGTCCACAACACAGTCAGGTGTGATGATGTTAGAAATCCAGCAGTGCACGTTATATCTATATTCTGTCACAGCTTTTTCCATCATAGTTGGCGGAAACATTTATGTCATCTGTGAATTCTGTGAGTCTTTGAAATCAGAAGTTGTTATTTAagttgaattttattttttcttgcaGACGAACGAGTTGGTGATGAGTCTAGACGACGATGAGAAGCTCATTCTGCAGAATGGTCAGAccctcagagctgctggtgttagtaagtctgtctctgctgcttaTTAACTGTGATGTATACACATCTATATATACAGTGCACACCGCTCACTTAGGTTTACAATCAACAGTCAGTGTAGATATTAGAACTGTGTGCTTGATCCTTAAATGAAACCTTGGTAATAAAGGATATTATGATGTTTAATGAGGTGGACAAATATGAGAATCGCCTCTAAATGTTACTGAGTTCATCGGCACCACAGACTCTATACTTTAAATCTGAAACAGTTCCAACATAAGTGAGCATCAGAACATGAAGGGAGGATTTACTCCAGCACTGTTGGATCAGACCAGAAGACTTCAAACTGTGAGGCGCCTccagagaggatgaggaggatgaggagggacGGGTGGAGGCAAAGATACTGCAGGTGCATGTTGGCGTGGCAACAGGAAGGTAGTCCTGCTGTTTGACCTGCCCatcaaaacaggaagcagatggagcagcaggggacacaacacacagctcATGGTACTCTGAAAGCTTTTGTGCCAGATTCCAGCAGTTTGCATTAAAAATCCCACTCTGTGTTAGATCTGAACAGACATGATGCatatatgatgatatatatCAACT is part of the Acanthopagrus latus isolate v.2019 chromosome 9, fAcaLat1.1, whole genome shotgun sequence genome and encodes:
- the LOC119026353 gene encoding UPF0538 protein C2orf76 homolog isoform X3, yielding MAGEAVVTVRLVRSFEHRNFKPVVFHRVDLDQTVQDFIQLVRDDITTRAGLPPPFKKHSYDTMKIIHQAHGAKTNELVMSLDDDEKLILQNGQTLRAAGVTNETEVAFFKKEDYGLYKANPKTAW
- the LOC119026355 gene encoding metalloreductase STEAP3-like, encoding MTDMKTPLLPSSDPDPSEPGGPGGPVISIIGSGDFSRSLSTRLVACGFRVVVGSRDPRRVAGGLFPAGVELLTQREAAERAEKVVFTAVYPEHYHTLVGLREPLEGKVLVDVSNATGLNRGGRANAERLAELLPQSRVVKGFNTVSAWALQAGAHDGSRQVLICSDCSDSKSTVLQLARRLGFSPVDLGGLCASRDIEEAPLILFPSWGGPVLTTFLLFLFFYGYLFLRNILLPYLDEGRNNFYELPLVTVNQALPAVSLVTLALVYLPGLLAAVFQLGRGTKYKRFPDWLDRWLCRRKELGLLSFLCAVLHAVYSMCLTLRRAAGYNLLNAAYRQVRAGVENSWSEQMVWRSDLYLSCGILGFGVLTLLAITSLPSVGNALNWREFTFVQSGLGYAALTLSIMHALFFGWDFAFFPGAYPYYLPPVYLLALILPCIVLLGRTFLALPCLMFRLTKIRRGWESPRHRPPNNQELPEEDPPGDV